One genomic segment of Chitinophaga sancti includes these proteins:
- a CDS encoding outer membrane beta-barrel protein produces the protein MSTIKPYFFFLFFLFVTLPALAQQLTISGALQDSAHLPVAGAMVQLMNSVDKKVMYTAQSNNDGTFLLKNIDKGSYLLHIQRLAFNEYLHAINVSDTNISLPVIIMSVSVTTLKNVTVNGRKPVLEEKLDRTILNVENNVALTGATALDAVGKMPGIRVSNSSISLRGTGMLNVLLDDRLLHISGDDLINMLRSMPASEVVRIELIPNPPAKYDAGGSYGLINIVTKKKRQEGFSGSLNGAFTQAFYSGENGGVLLNLNRNRWNISTSLNGTKSLYNELTNPVTYYTDQTWDQHRKSVNDNKNILSRTAIDYTYNKRQLIGFTYIYSSRKTITNERSNTTIGLSKLDSLIDAKNNIDRHTQSHDFNLHYENKFDSLGGKFSMDGGYFTFNNRLEQFTQSDVLNPDDEMTNSYRFRNTAPQDVQAFTLQSDVNLRPRFVTFSFGGKFSYIDTKSGTNYYSYTDLGYKYDTTKSNSFTYKERIEALYVNALKNRGKWAFQVGLRAEYTQTTGISVTQDQTTKNNYLKLFPTVYIGFTKDKQNSFSFSYGKRINRPNYWYLNPFKQYISEYFYYEGNPYLQPFYNNTFQLNYIHNNMFITRIQANILNNVYDQILLTDEVTKVSRLTRQNYYSQRNYGINETVNVNVGNWWENSSTAAVYYIDTRSKVTNTASQHGWGADVSTSNTFYFNKGKTVMGGVDASYTFPQLSGVNKFDAYYGVDLGVTVLCYQKKLSLGLNATDIFRTMKTRFHSTVDGVTTYYNNYFDARKVRVSVSYKFGKTKTRQQSKLSNTEEKGRTY, from the coding sequence ATGTCTACAATTAAGCCATATTTCTTTTTCCTGTTTTTTTTATTTGTCACGCTACCGGCTCTGGCACAACAGCTCACTATTTCCGGGGCATTGCAGGACAGCGCTCATTTACCTGTGGCAGGGGCCATGGTGCAATTGATGAATAGTGTGGATAAAAAGGTGATGTATACCGCACAGTCAAACAATGATGGCACCTTCCTCCTGAAGAATATTGACAAGGGTAGTTATCTCCTCCATATTCAACGTCTTGCTTTTAATGAATACCTGCATGCAATCAATGTCAGTGACACGAATATCAGCCTCCCGGTTATCATTATGAGCGTATCTGTCACTACCCTGAAGAACGTTACGGTGAATGGCCGGAAACCAGTGCTGGAAGAAAAACTGGACAGAACCATTCTGAATGTGGAAAACAATGTAGCCTTAACCGGTGCTACCGCGCTGGATGCTGTGGGCAAAATGCCCGGTATAAGGGTCTCCAACAGTTCAATTTCCCTGCGGGGAACGGGGATGCTCAATGTATTGCTGGACGACCGCTTATTACATATATCCGGCGATGACCTGATCAATATGTTGCGCAGTATGCCCGCCAGTGAAGTGGTGAGAATTGAACTGATCCCTAATCCTCCTGCTAAATATGATGCAGGCGGAAGTTATGGTCTCATCAACATTGTCACAAAAAAGAAACGACAGGAAGGTTTCAGTGGTAGCTTAAATGGTGCTTTTACCCAGGCGTTTTACAGTGGGGAGAACGGAGGTGTACTACTGAACCTGAACAGAAATAGATGGAATATCAGTACTAGTCTGAACGGGACAAAATCTTTGTATAACGAACTGACTAACCCTGTTACCTACTATACCGATCAGACCTGGGATCAACATAGAAAATCAGTGAACGATAATAAAAATATTTTATCCCGGACGGCTATTGACTATACTTACAATAAGCGGCAGCTGATTGGGTTCACCTACATTTATTCCAGCAGGAAAACCATTACCAATGAGCGTTCTAATACGACTATCGGTCTCAGCAAACTGGATTCTCTCATAGATGCAAAGAATAATATTGACCGGCATACACAAAGCCACGATTTCAACCTGCATTATGAAAATAAATTTGATTCGCTGGGTGGCAAGTTCAGTATGGATGGTGGATATTTTACTTTCAATAACAGGTTGGAACAGTTCACCCAAAGTGATGTACTGAACCCGGATGATGAAATGACCAACAGCTACCGGTTCAGGAATACCGCCCCGCAGGATGTACAGGCTTTTACACTACAGTCAGATGTGAACCTGCGGCCACGGTTTGTGACCTTTTCTTTTGGTGGCAAGTTCAGTTATATTGATACTAAAAGTGGGACTAATTATTATAGCTATACTGACCTGGGGTATAAATATGATACGACAAAGAGTAATTCATTCACCTATAAAGAAAGGATTGAAGCGCTGTATGTCAATGCCCTGAAAAATAGAGGTAAATGGGCTTTCCAGGTGGGGCTGCGGGCGGAGTATACACAGACTACCGGCATCTCTGTCACCCAGGATCAGACGACTAAGAATAATTACCTGAAATTATTCCCCACTGTCTATATCGGGTTTACAAAAGATAAGCAGAACAGCTTTTCTTTCTCTTACGGAAAGCGGATCAACAGGCCGAACTACTGGTACCTGAATCCTTTTAAACAATACATCAGCGAGTATTTTTATTATGAAGGTAATCCCTACCTGCAGCCGTTTTATAACAATACTTTTCAGCTGAATTATATACACAACAATATGTTCATCACCCGGATACAGGCCAATATACTGAACAACGTATATGACCAGATCCTGTTGACGGACGAAGTGACGAAGGTATCCCGCCTCACGAGACAAAACTATTATTCACAGCGTAATTATGGGATCAATGAAACCGTGAATGTGAATGTGGGCAACTGGTGGGAAAACTCCAGCACAGCCGCCGTGTATTACATCGATACCCGCTCAAAAGTAACAAATACTGCCAGTCAGCATGGATGGGGGGCTGATGTATCTACCAGCAATACTTTTTATTTCAATAAAGGAAAGACTGTTATGGGGGGCGTGGATGCTTCCTATACTTTTCCACAGCTGTCAGGTGTGAACAAATTTGATGCTTATTATGGAGTGGATCTTGGTGTCACCGTATTGTGTTATCAAAAGAAGTTATCTCTTGGTCTGAATGCGACCGACATTTTCAGAACCATGAAGACACGGTTCCATAGTACGGTAGATGGTGTAACTACTTATTACAACAATTATTTTGATGCCCGGAAGGTGCGTGTGTCAGTCTCTTATAAGTTTGGCAAAACCAAGACCAGACAGCAAAGTAAGCTCAGTAATACTGAAGAGAAAGGTAGAACCTATTAA
- a CDS encoding class I lanthipeptide — MKKVVLNPLSLDQETIAKLDEQQLREINGGISEDIAAGSTGCGGGGSSCGTGGSGGSGGGGGCGSGASTSFTE; from the coding sequence ATGAAAAAGGTAGTATTAAATCCATTATCCCTGGATCAGGAAACTATTGCAAAGCTGGACGAACAGCAGTTGCGGGAAATCAATGGTGGTATTAGTGAAGATATAGCAGCTGGTTCTACCGGTTGTGGTGGTGGCGGCAGCAGCTGTGGTACTGGCGGCAGCGGCGGTAGCGGTGGTGGCGGCGGTTGCGGTTCCGGCGCAAGCACCAGTTTTACAGAATAA
- a CDS encoding lantibiotic dehydratase produces MKDYVLEDFYLLRTPAKPVEEILYLNELLDQGNLDAVKQLFRDSYFSEAIYISSRDLYMSLQKWLEGEELSPKKLKKLLTGLQKYYSRMCTRSTPFGLFAGSACGSIHEQQSGVSFDSNKIRKATRFDMSYINELTHQLARQPAIKEQIRYYVNNTLYKVGYRYLYVEYTMVAGKRNHALSALTASDYIDMVLELAKEGVTIPVLTVEIGKTISDEQAINNFINGLIASQVLTHELMPAIANENFVPAFIQRLQELGQEQVCAPLEEALHVMKDEKISLPGFQAVEEKAGSVIPVSGLEVLQTDMFYNMQQNNLNRQVISELAEASYELSSAIPSYVPSLLETFMKKFAERYEQAEIPLVLALDPDVGIGYGLATTGNVEYMPLIEKLAITPGGGDAARKRLAFEDLVENKMRSWWQTGGQVITLTAADLEMLRTRSAADRPTQSTSCYMFGSLLASSCEAIDRGEYAFLATQLHAPSAAKLMARFAHGDSLLKEKMLHITRTEQEVNRERIMAEIAYVPEGHFANLSIRPVQRNYEIAFLSQSAVEPAYRIDVNDILVSIRNNRIVVRSRRLNKEILPCHTNAFNTDLAQPFVRFLTDLQSMFVNTGFRWQWYNYAPEPHLPRVEYKKIILHREKWFLARFRNSTDEVLMDTLHAFLEKYQVPRYVILSEGDNELLIDTTSEFCKGHVIQAMRKGGVTFLEHLLTPENCFIKDEKGHYGNEMVIPMSVSSPVFAEQPAKELIDSSVVCQRTFGPGSKWLYLKIYSGFKTMDLLLRDIIQPLLQEWKGSGAIEKWFFIRYNDPDSHIRLRLLRGTDQEGWYRIAEKLNAELEPLIESGQVFKCMMDTYQRELERYGTLTMEDSESLFYYDSEAVINMLDHLQGQRGEQLRWQMALYNVDQLLDNFQYDLMQKRDFMKQLRNNFFREFAGRSRESAIRCDQSLSNKYRNNKSLIQEVFVPARRTTQVLAAMESYNVRGDMHAATIKHIKGKVQQLDGLLNSYIHMTMNRTFLARHRVHELVVYDTLYRYYDSLVAMGKQLSLSINVS; encoded by the coding sequence ATGAAGGATTACGTGTTAGAAGATTTTTATTTGCTGCGTACCCCGGCAAAACCCGTCGAGGAGATCCTGTATCTGAATGAACTGCTGGATCAGGGCAACCTGGATGCAGTGAAGCAGCTTTTTCGTGACTCTTATTTTTCTGAAGCCATTTATATTTCATCGAGGGACTTATATATGTCTCTACAAAAATGGTTGGAAGGAGAGGAATTATCTCCCAAAAAATTGAAGAAATTATTGACGGGACTGCAAAAGTATTACTCCCGCATGTGTACCCGCAGTACACCCTTTGGCCTGTTTGCCGGTTCTGCCTGTGGAAGCATCCATGAGCAGCAAAGTGGGGTCAGCTTTGACAGTAATAAAATACGGAAAGCGACGCGGTTTGATATGAGTTATATCAATGAACTCACGCACCAGCTGGCCAGACAGCCGGCAATAAAAGAGCAGATCAGGTATTATGTGAATAACACCTTGTACAAGGTGGGGTATCGCTACCTGTATGTAGAATATACTATGGTGGCAGGTAAGCGCAATCATGCTTTGAGTGCACTGACCGCCAGCGATTATATCGATATGGTACTGGAACTGGCAAAGGAGGGTGTGACCATTCCTGTATTGACTGTCGAAATAGGTAAGACTATTTCTGACGAGCAGGCCATCAACAATTTTATCAATGGTCTGATTGCTTCGCAGGTGCTTACACATGAATTGATGCCTGCTATTGCAAACGAAAATTTTGTACCTGCCTTTATTCAGCGCCTTCAGGAGCTAGGGCAGGAGCAGGTGTGTGCACCACTGGAAGAAGCGTTACACGTCATGAAGGATGAAAAAATCTCGCTACCCGGTTTTCAGGCAGTGGAAGAAAAGGCCGGGAGCGTGATACCTGTGAGTGGACTGGAGGTGCTGCAAACAGACATGTTTTATAATATGCAGCAGAATAACCTGAACAGGCAGGTGATCAGTGAGCTGGCGGAGGCGTCTTATGAACTGAGCAGCGCCATTCCTTCTTATGTTCCTTCCCTGCTGGAAACCTTTATGAAGAAATTTGCAGAGCGGTATGAACAGGCGGAAATTCCACTGGTACTGGCCCTGGACCCGGATGTAGGCATTGGCTATGGACTAGCTACTACCGGCAATGTAGAATACATGCCATTGATTGAAAAACTGGCGATCACACCCGGTGGTGGGGATGCTGCCCGTAAGCGACTGGCTTTTGAAGACCTTGTAGAAAATAAGATGCGTAGCTGGTGGCAAACCGGTGGACAGGTCATCACACTCACTGCGGCTGACCTGGAGATGTTAAGAACCAGGTCAGCCGCCGACCGGCCTACACAGTCAACATCCTGTTATATGTTCGGCAGTTTGCTGGCAAGTTCCTGCGAGGCGATTGACAGAGGCGAATATGCTTTTCTGGCCACACAGCTGCATGCGCCTTCTGCGGCCAAACTGATGGCCCGTTTTGCGCATGGGGACAGTCTCCTGAAAGAAAAAATGTTGCATATCACCCGTACCGAGCAGGAGGTGAACAGAGAGCGGATTATGGCGGAAATCGCTTATGTGCCGGAAGGCCATTTTGCGAACCTGTCGATTCGTCCTGTACAGCGGAACTATGAAATTGCTTTTCTGAGTCAGTCTGCCGTAGAACCGGCCTATAGGATTGATGTCAACGACATACTCGTCTCCATTAGGAATAACCGGATTGTGGTACGGTCCAGGCGATTGAACAAAGAAATCCTGCCTTGTCATACCAATGCCTTCAATACAGACCTGGCCCAGCCATTTGTGCGCTTTCTGACAGATCTGCAGTCGATGTTTGTGAACACGGGTTTCAGGTGGCAATGGTATAACTATGCGCCGGAGCCTCATTTGCCAAGGGTGGAATATAAAAAGATCATCCTGCACAGGGAGAAATGGTTCCTGGCCAGATTCAGGAACAGTACGGACGAAGTATTGATGGATACACTGCATGCATTCCTGGAAAAATACCAGGTACCCCGCTATGTGATCCTTTCAGAGGGGGATAATGAATTGCTGATAGATACCACCAGCGAATTTTGTAAAGGACATGTGATACAGGCCATGAGAAAGGGTGGGGTTACTTTTTTAGAACACCTGCTGACACCTGAAAATTGTTTTATCAAAGATGAAAAGGGTCATTACGGCAATGAGATGGTGATCCCTATGTCTGTGTCCAGTCCGGTGTTTGCAGAGCAACCTGCAAAAGAACTGATCGATTCATCAGTAGTTTGTCAGCGCACATTTGGTCCGGGTAGCAAGTGGTTATATTTAAAAATCTACAGTGGTTTTAAAACGATGGACTTGTTGCTCAGGGATATTATCCAACCGTTGTTACAGGAATGGAAAGGTAGTGGTGCGATTGAAAAATGGTTCTTTATCCGTTATAATGACCCTGATAGTCATATCCGTTTACGCCTGCTGAGAGGAACCGACCAGGAAGGCTGGTACCGGATTGCAGAAAAACTGAATGCGGAACTGGAACCCCTTATAGAATCGGGACAGGTATTTAAATGTATGATGGATACTTACCAGCGTGAGCTGGAGCGCTATGGTACCCTTACCATGGAAGACAGTGAATCGCTCTTTTACTATGATAGTGAGGCTGTGATCAATATGCTTGATCACCTGCAGGGGCAGCGGGGCGAACAGCTGCGTTGGCAAATGGCCCTGTATAATGTAGATCAGCTACTGGATAATTTTCAGTATGACCTGATGCAGAAAAGGGATTTTATGAAGCAGTTGCGGAATAACTTTTTCAGGGAGTTTGCAGGTAGAAGCAGGGAGAGCGCTATCAGGTGTGATCAGTCACTGAGCAATAAATACAGGAATAATAAATCGCTGATACAGGAAGTGTTTGTACCTGCCAGGAGAACTACACAGGTACTGGCGGCGATGGAGAGTTATAATGTGAGAGGCGACATGCATGCTGCCACTATTAAGCATATAAAAGGGAAGGTGCAACAGCTGGATGGCCTGCTCAACAGCTATATACATATGACGATGAACAGGACCTTTTTGGCAAGGCACCGTGTTCATGAACTGGTGGTGTATGATACCCTTTACAGGTATTATGATTCACTGGTAGCAATGGGGAAACAATTGTCTTTATCTATAAACGTGAGTTAA
- a CDS encoding class I lanthipeptide encodes MKKIQLNPLALDKETIAKLDEKQLMEITGGISEEVDGSSSGCGSGGSKCSTGTSTGCGAGGSQCLVDAAE; translated from the coding sequence ATGAAAAAAATTCAGTTAAATCCTTTAGCCCTGGATAAGGAAACCATTGCGAAACTGGATGAAAAGCAACTCATGGAAATCACAGGTGGTATCAGTGAGGAAGTGGACGGAAGCTCCAGTGGTTGCGGATCTGGTGGAAGCAAATGCAGCACTGGTACCTCTACCGGTTGTGGTGCGGGTGGTAGTCAATGTCTAGTTGATGCTGCCGAATAA